The DNA segment AATCGGAAGATGATTCGAACCACCAAACAAATATTATCCGAAAATGGCGGAAAACTCGTTATGTATCCTGAAGGGATCATGTCAGGAGAAAATGATAATTTGGTTTCCTTTTTACCGAGTACGGCCCAACTCATTTATTGGGGTTTGGAAGAAGCCAAAAAAAAGGATCCCCATGCGGAACTTTATTTACAACCAACCTTTGTGAAATATAAAATTTCTGGCACAAGAGATTCCATATTAAAAGACATTGAAACATCATTATCACGGATTGAACGTAAGTTAAAGTTGTACCCAGGTGGAAGGACAGTGCTTCGCAGATTTTTGACTGTGGGTCGTGTCATGTTAGAAGAAACGGAATTTGAACTTGGGATCCCAAAATCAGAAATCAATGGAAAGGATTTTGATTATCGATTGGGAAGGGCAAGGCACACTGCATTAAACCTTGCAGGTCAAATTTTACAGATCAAATTCCAAGATTCAGACAATGCCATCCAAAAGATCCGAATATTATTCCATGCTTTGGATCGAATCGATGCGGGGATACCTTTGGAATCTACCCCCAAACACCTAACGGATCAAAATATCCGTAGAGCCAAACAATTGGTTGAGACAGCATATGCATTTCTCATCACCCAACCAAAAAATCTCATCCAATGGCCATCTGCAGAACGCCTCATGGAATGGATATGTAGTTTTGAAAGGCATATATTCGGAAAATCAGAAATGAGAGCAAAAAAAGCGTATGTTTACGCATCACGTTCCATTCCTCTTGCTACTTATTTTGAAAAATACAAAACAAACAAAAAAGATAGTTACCATTTGTTACTTGGTGATATCAGAAAGGAAATGGAAAAACTGATGGAACGTGGGAAAAAGGAAAGTGAACCTTTGGTCCCACCATACTCTGTAGGACTAGATTTACAAATTGGTTAATCGAGAACGAGTGTGATTTCTACCCTTCTGTTTTTATGACGATTTTCTTCTGAGTCGTTTGGAGCAATAGGTAAATCATCAGCATACCCTCGAAAGGAAATTTGTTTTTCATCCATTTTGTAATTATCAACTAATGAATGTAAAACGGACTTTGCTCTTTCTTCTGATAATTTTTGATTGTACTCTTTTTTTCCAATATTGTCGGTGTGACCAGAAACTCTGATTTCTCGATCTGGGTATTTTTTTAAAATTTCTGCAATTTTGGCAACTGCGGATTCTGCATCTGGTTTTAATTTGCTATCATTAAAATCAAATAAAATGGAATCCAATGAAAACACGATCCCATCTTCCGAAGTACGTACTTTTACAGGCAATTGGTCTGCAATTTTGTTTGGGTCTTCACCTTCCGTAACTGGAGTGGATATAGAATTTGGATCTGGATTTTGATTCGTGATCAAAGTTCCTGTTGGCTCTCCCATCCCATTTGGTTTTCCATTCCCTGGACTATAGGCAGGTGTAATCCGAAGTCCGTTTGGTAATCCATCTTTAGTATAACCAACAATCAAATCATTTAAGATATCTTCACGAATGGACTCTTTATCTTTCGCATTCACTTGGTTCCGTAAAAAATAAACTCCTTTGATATGAAAGTTTGCTTCTTGGACTGTGCCATTTGGATAAATGAATGTATAAGAAAGTTTAACTTCTTTGAATTCAGGAACACCTTTGGTTGCATTGAAAAAAACAGTTCCTGTTGCAAAACCAAATATCTTATAAGGAACGTTAGGTGCCATTTTCTCTGATTCAGATTTTGTATAAAAAATAGGGTATGTGTATGTGATTTTTTCACAATTGCCTGAATAGTTCCCTTCTTTCCAGGGAAAAATTCCTTGGAAGGTATATTCGGGTGTGACTTTGACTCGGATACGTTCACTAGAAAAGTCGAAGGACTCTTCTGCTGGTAATTTCCAAACGTCAGATACAGAAACTGCATTTTCAGGGAAGGATGGAAAACTACGAAGGTTGGGCATGATAAATTCGTTTGGTACTTCATAACGACCATTTCGAAAGAGTGTAAAATCTGATAAAAATTCTTTGTCCTTCCAA comes from the Leptospira ellinghausenii genome and includes:
- a CDS encoding acyltransferase; this translates as MKDTFIAPRFEFPVALGLDLGFPILTKLLFNLDGVVISKDDELRLKETKDKRVVYLFNQPTDMESIIAYQVANSIGTRFHYMASRSIFNWGFGIVGELIKRVGAFSVLHGSSNRKMIRTTKQILSENGGKLVMYPEGIMSGENDNLVSFLPSTAQLIYWGLEEAKKKDPHAELYLQPTFVKYKISGTRDSILKDIETSLSRIERKLKLYPGGRTVLRRFLTVGRVMLEETEFELGIPKSEINGKDFDYRLGRARHTALNLAGQILQIKFQDSDNAIQKIRILFHALDRIDAGIPLESTPKHLTDQNIRRAKQLVETAYAFLITQPKNLIQWPSAERLMEWICSFERHIFGKSEMRAKKAYVYASRSIPLATYFEKYKTNKKDSYHLLLGDIRKEMEKLMERGKKESEPLVPPYSVGLDLQIG
- a CDS encoding OmpA family protein, which codes for MKTKVQSILICFVTILPFLDLFAGPPEKTQFQWKWTNNQVLELNEYHDVFFRVGTKTVEREDKNRVVMKTKQCSQDSCLVNAWFDTYMRYGKTSGPFWKDKEFLSDFTLFRNGRYEVPNEFIMPNLRSFPSFPENAVSVSDVWKLPAEESFDFSSERIRVKVTPEYTFQGIFPWKEGNYSGNCEKITYTYPIFYTKSESEKMAPNVPYKIFGFATGTVFFNATKGVPEFKEVKLSYTFIYPNGTVQEANFHIKGVYFLRNQVNAKDKESIREDILNDLIVGYTKDGLPNGLRITPAYSPGNGKPNGMGEPTGTLITNQNPDPNSISTPVTEGEDPNKIADQLPVKVRTSEDGIVFSLDSILFDFNDSKLKPDAESAVAKIAEILKKYPDREIRVSGHTDNIGKKEYNQKLSEERAKSVLHSLVDNYKMDEKQISFRGYADDLPIAPNDSEENRHKNRRVEITLVLD